From Streptomyces sp. NBC_00775, one genomic window encodes:
- a CDS encoding DUF4230 domain-containing protein yields MTTSIKQTPPSTSTKRRMPGWAKVVTAFVLVLVVLFAGLRLAVLPGLRDLFGTETHDRSGPALLTSIQDMSRYDAATGNFQVVVDLEKDAKYLPDAIRGTRTLYVGAGTVDAYVDLGTLGEKDVTVNSDRTSATLRLPHAVLGKPALDPDHSYAVSKQRGLLDRIGDIFSGNPNSEQAVQKLAAKHIGEAAKDSRLTSRAEANTTGMLKGLLHSLGFEEVTVSYGA; encoded by the coding sequence ATGACGACGTCCATCAAGCAGACGCCCCCCTCGACGTCCACCAAGCGGAGGATGCCCGGCTGGGCGAAAGTGGTCACCGCGTTCGTGCTGGTGCTCGTGGTGCTGTTCGCCGGGCTTCGGCTGGCCGTATTGCCGGGGCTGCGCGATCTGTTCGGCACCGAGACGCACGACCGGTCGGGCCCCGCACTCCTCACGTCGATCCAGGACATGAGCCGTTACGACGCCGCGACGGGCAACTTCCAGGTGGTCGTGGACCTGGAGAAGGACGCCAAATACCTGCCCGACGCGATCCGCGGCACCCGCACGCTGTACGTGGGGGCCGGCACGGTCGACGCGTATGTCGACCTCGGCACGCTCGGCGAGAAGGACGTGACGGTCAACAGCGACCGTACGTCGGCCACGCTCCGGCTGCCGCACGCGGTGCTGGGCAAACCCGCGCTCGACCCCGACCACTCCTACGCCGTCTCCAAGCAGCGCGGTCTCCTCGACCGGATCGGCGACATCTTCTCCGGTAACCCGAACAGCGAGCAGGCCGTGCAGAAGCTCGCGGCCAAGCACATCGGTGAGGCGGCGAAGGACAGCCGCCTCACCTCGCGCGCCGAGGCGAACACCACCGGCATGCTCAAAGGTCTGCTGCACTCCCTGGGCTTCGAGGAGGTGACGGTCAGCTACGGCGCCTGA
- a CDS encoding extracellular catalytic domain type 1 short-chain-length polyhydroxyalkanoate depolymerase — protein MSTSLRTRKPLRSALGALLAALVPLLAAVLLTAPPASAAPVATTAPAAATASLTEVTNFGTNPSNLQMYLYVPDSVTAHPAVLVAVHYCTGSGPAMYSGTEYASLADRYGFIVIYPSVTRSSKCFDVSSPQALSRGGGSDPVGIKSMIDWVTRTYSADTGRIFATGISSGAMMTNVLLGDYPDVFAAGAAFAGVPFGCFATTDGSEWNSACANGTVTHTPQEWGDLVRAAYPGYSGPRPRMQLWHGTDDATLQYPNFGEEIKQWTNVLGVSQAPTATDSPQSGWTRTRYGSTGDQAPVEAISLQGVGHNLMTTGMAARVLTFFGLDSTGPAPQPQPGGCRVAVTTNAWNTGLTASVTLTNTGTTAVNGWQLSFTLPSGQTITNGWGATYASATGTVTATNATYNGTIAPGAAVTIGYQASHSGNAGSPTVFTLNGTACSVT, from the coding sequence ATGTCCACGTCACTACGTACAAGGAAACCGCTCCGGTCCGCGCTCGGCGCGCTGCTCGCGGCGCTGGTGCCGTTACTCGCCGCGGTGCTGCTCACCGCACCCCCGGCCTCCGCCGCCCCGGTGGCGACCACCGCCCCCGCGGCCGCCACAGCCTCCCTCACCGAGGTGACGAACTTCGGCACCAATCCCAGCAACCTCCAGATGTACCTCTATGTGCCGGACAGCGTCACCGCCCACCCGGCGGTCCTGGTGGCCGTGCACTACTGCACGGGCTCGGGTCCGGCGATGTACTCCGGCACCGAGTACGCCTCACTGGCCGACCGCTACGGCTTCATCGTCATCTACCCGTCGGTCACCCGCAGCAGCAAGTGCTTCGACGTCTCCTCGCCGCAGGCCCTGAGCCGCGGCGGCGGCAGCGACCCGGTCGGCATCAAGTCCATGATCGACTGGGTCACCCGTACGTACAGCGCCGACACCGGAAGGATCTTCGCCACCGGGATCTCCTCCGGCGCGATGATGACCAACGTCCTGCTCGGCGACTACCCCGACGTGTTCGCGGCGGGCGCCGCGTTCGCCGGGGTGCCGTTCGGCTGCTTCGCCACCACCGACGGATCCGAGTGGAACAGCGCGTGCGCGAACGGCACCGTGACCCACACCCCGCAGGAGTGGGGCGATCTGGTCCGCGCCGCCTACCCCGGCTACAGCGGGCCCCGGCCACGGATGCAGCTGTGGCACGGTACCGACGACGCCACGCTCCAGTACCCCAACTTCGGGGAAGAGATCAAACAGTGGACGAACGTCCTCGGCGTCAGCCAGGCGCCGACCGCCACCGACTCGCCCCAGTCCGGGTGGACCCGCACCCGCTACGGCTCCACCGGGGACCAGGCTCCCGTCGAGGCGATCAGCCTCCAGGGCGTCGGACACAACCTGATGACCACCGGCATGGCGGCCCGCGTCCTGACCTTCTTCGGCCTGGACAGCACCGGCCCCGCACCCCAGCCCCAGCCGGGCGGCTGCCGGGTGGCGGTCACCACCAACGCCTGGAACACCGGCCTGACCGCCTCCGTGACCCTCACCAACACCGGCACCACCGCCGTCAACGGCTGGCAGCTGAGCTTCACGCTTCCCTCCGGCCAGACCATCACCAACGGCTGGGGCGCCACCTACGCGTCGGCCACCGGCACGGTCACCGCGACCAACGCCACGTACAACGGCACGATCGCCCCCGGCGCCGCCGTCACCATCGGCTATCAGGCAAGCCACAGCGGCAACGCCGGGTCGCCCACCGTCTTCACCCTCAACGGCACGGCTTGCAGCGTCACTTGA
- a CDS encoding cupin domain-containing protein encodes MLEIKTVDKPDERRDFPRGHLEAVHMTGLDFAVGTFEPGWRWSESVAPLAGTESCEIHHNGYVVQGRMHIRMDDGGEGEVGPGDVFVCPPGHDAWVVGDEQVIVYDFAGGMATTYAKPTND; translated from the coding sequence ATGCTGGAGATCAAGACGGTCGACAAGCCGGATGAACGACGTGATTTCCCCCGCGGTCACCTCGAAGCGGTCCACATGACCGGGCTCGACTTCGCCGTGGGGACCTTCGAACCGGGTTGGCGCTGGTCCGAGTCCGTGGCCCCCCTCGCGGGGACCGAGAGCTGCGAAATCCACCACAACGGCTATGTCGTCCAGGGACGGATGCACATCCGCATGGACGACGGCGGCGAAGGAGAAGTAGGACCCGGCGATGTGTTCGTGTGCCCGCCGGGGCACGACGCATGGGTCGTGGGCGACGAACAGGTCATCGTGTACGACTTCGCGGGAGGCATGGCGACGACGTACGCGAAGCCGACGAACGACTAG
- a CDS encoding VanZ family protein → MVRTALRSGAAKAGRRTPTAKSGRRTPTTKSERQTPAAKSGGRASAPPRERGALPLPLRLLTMALAFAAMVAFAAALARLTLEPSPASTALVHSNLHPGRSLNAYLSQPELRDAVKQIGGNLLLGVPFGVLLPVLAPKARGILRVLALTAAVMLLVELVQGALITGRAFDVDDVILNTAGALVGYLLLGRRLGRAVHPKSGRRA, encoded by the coding sequence ATGGTCCGTACGGCGTTACGCAGCGGTGCCGCGAAAGCCGGGCGCCGGACACCGACAGCGAAATCCGGCCGCCGCACACCGACAACGAAGTCCGAGCGCCAGACACCGGCGGCGAAGTCCGGTGGCCGGGCCTCGGCGCCGCCCCGGGAGCGAGGGGCGCTCCCGCTTCCGCTACGACTGCTGACCATGGCGCTGGCCTTCGCGGCCATGGTGGCGTTCGCCGCCGCGCTGGCCCGGCTGACGTTGGAACCGTCTCCGGCGTCAACCGCACTGGTCCACAGCAATCTCCACCCCGGCCGGTCCCTGAACGCCTACCTCTCCCAGCCTGAGCTGCGCGACGCCGTCAAGCAGATCGGCGGGAACCTTCTGCTCGGGGTGCCCTTCGGTGTGCTGCTGCCCGTGCTGGCTCCAAAGGCCCGGGGAATCCTGCGCGTTCTCGCGCTGACCGCCGCGGTCATGCTGCTGGTCGAGCTGGTCCAGGGGGCACTCATCACCGGGCGCGCCTTCGACGTCGACGACGTCATCCTCAACACGGCGGGGGCACTGGTGGGTTATCTGCTACTGGGGCGCCGGCTCGGCCGGGCGGTGCACCCCAAGAGTGGTCGTCGCGCCTGA
- a CDS encoding ricin-type beta-trefoil lectin domain protein, translated as MDSPRLLRRCLFAALSAVLVASASAAVAPAHAGAAAAAAAVTFQDTFDGPAGSAVDSSKWQIETGDNVNNHERQYYTSGSNNAALDGQGHLVITARKENPANYQCWYGTCQYTSARLNTAGKFTTAYGHVEARMKIPRGQGMWPAFWMLGNDIGQVGWPNSGEIDVMENVGYEPSTVHGTIHGPGYSGSGGIGAAYSLPNGQAFADAFHTFAVDWAPDSITWSVDGTVYQRRTPADLGGNSWVFNKPFFLILNLAVGGYWPGDPDGSTVFPQQLVVDEVKVTTSDSSGGTGAPITGLGGKCVDVAGANPANGTAVQLYDCNGTAAQKWTVSSDGTLRALGKCLDVTGNGTADGSTVQLWDCTGGPNQKWTVTAAHDIVNPQANKCLDVTGNNSANGTRLQIWSCSGGANQKWTVG; from the coding sequence ATGGACTCCCCGCGCCTGCTCCGAAGATGCCTCTTCGCCGCGTTGTCCGCCGTTCTCGTCGCGTCCGCGTCCGCCGCCGTCGCACCCGCTCACGCGGGGGCCGCGGCGGCCGCAGCGGCCGTGACGTTCCAGGACACCTTCGACGGGCCCGCCGGTTCGGCCGTCGACTCGTCCAAGTGGCAGATCGAGACCGGCGACAACGTCAACAACCACGAGCGGCAGTACTACACGTCCGGCAGCAACAACGCGGCCCTGGACGGCCAGGGCCATCTGGTGATCACCGCCCGCAAGGAGAATCCGGCCAACTACCAGTGCTGGTACGGAACCTGCCAGTACACCTCGGCCCGGCTGAACACCGCCGGGAAGTTCACCACCGCGTACGGCCATGTCGAGGCCCGGATGAAGATTCCGCGTGGGCAGGGCATGTGGCCCGCGTTCTGGATGCTCGGCAACGACATCGGACAGGTCGGCTGGCCGAACTCCGGTGAGATCGACGTCATGGAGAACGTCGGCTACGAGCCGTCCACCGTGCACGGCACGATCCACGGTCCCGGGTACTCGGGCTCGGGTGGCATCGGCGCCGCGTACTCCCTGCCGAACGGCCAGGCCTTCGCGGACGCCTTCCACACCTTCGCGGTCGACTGGGCGCCCGACTCGATCACCTGGTCGGTGGACGGGACGGTCTACCAGCGGCGTACGCCCGCCGATCTGGGCGGCAACTCGTGGGTGTTCAACAAGCCGTTCTTCCTCATCCTCAACCTGGCGGTCGGCGGCTACTGGCCCGGCGACCCCGACGGCTCCACCGTCTTCCCGCAGCAGCTCGTCGTGGACGAGGTGAAGGTGACGACGAGCGACAGCTCGGGCGGCACCGGCGCCCCGATCACGGGTCTCGGGGGCAAGTGCGTGGACGTGGCCGGGGCGAACCCGGCGAACGGCACCGCCGTACAGCTCTACGACTGCAACGGCACCGCCGCCCAGAAGTGGACCGTGTCCTCGGACGGCACCCTTCGCGCACTGGGCAAGTGCCTGGACGTCACCGGCAACGGCACGGCGGACGGCTCGACCGTCCAGCTGTGGGACTGCACCGGCGGCCCGAACCAGAAGTGGACGGTCACCGCGGCCCACGACATCGTGAATCCGCAGGCCAACAAGTGCCTGGACGTCACCGGGAACAACTCGGCCAACGGTACGCGGCTGCAGATCTGGTCGTGTTCCGGTGGAGCCAACCAGAAGTGGACGGTGGGCTGA
- a CDS encoding peptidase inhibitor family I36 protein, with protein sequence MKRLATSAAAALLALGGGLAFATPSGAADCPSGNFCAWENANFDGQRANWSGDDGWWESWIADTDSSWANHGISGPGVKDHVKVYEDAWQGGDMTICLAPGEEVGYNAVANDRGDSHTWSMGC encoded by the coding sequence ATCAAGCGTCTCGCCACCTCCGCCGCAGCGGCCCTCCTCGCCCTCGGGGGCGGTCTGGCGTTCGCCACGCCGTCCGGCGCCGCGGACTGTCCCAGCGGCAACTTCTGCGCCTGGGAGAACGCCAACTTCGACGGTCAGCGCGCCAACTGGTCGGGAGACGACGGCTGGTGGGAGAGCTGGATCGCCGACACCGACTCCTCCTGGGCCAACCACGGCATCTCCGGACCAGGCGTCAAGGACCACGTCAAGGTCTACGAGGACGCCTGGCAGGGCGGCGACATGACGATCTGCCTGGCACCGGGCGAGGAGGTCGGCTACAACGCCGTCGCCAACGACCGCGGCGACTCCCACACCTGGTCCATGGGCTGCTGA
- a CDS encoding PHP domain-containing protein has translation MDPVEALDRIAFLLERALAPTYRVRAFRTAEAVLAALPADEVAERAAAGTLESLKGIGPKTAQVVREALAGEVPAYLEKLERETGAAPLARGGERLRALLRGDCHLHSDWSDGGSPIEDMGRTAARLGHEWAVLTDHSPRLTVARGLSPERLREQLTVVAELNDRWAPFRLLTGIECDILDDGSLDQEPELLERLDVVVVSVHSKLRMDARSMTRRMVAAVRNPLADVLGHCTGRLIGERGRPESDFDADAVFAACAESGTAVEINSRPERLDPPRRLLRRAVDAGVLFSVDTDAHAPGQLDWQILGCARAEECEVPAERVITTWTAEELLAWAADRETPARATSP, from the coding sequence ATGGACCCCGTCGAAGCCCTGGACCGGATCGCGTTCCTGCTGGAGCGGGCCCTGGCCCCCACCTATCGCGTACGTGCCTTCCGCACCGCGGAGGCCGTACTGGCCGCGCTGCCCGCCGACGAGGTGGCGGAGCGGGCCGCCGCCGGGACGCTGGAGTCGCTCAAGGGGATCGGTCCGAAGACGGCGCAGGTGGTACGTGAGGCGCTGGCCGGTGAGGTGCCCGCCTACCTGGAGAAGCTGGAGCGGGAGACCGGGGCTGCTCCGCTCGCCCGAGGGGGTGAGCGGCTGCGGGCGCTGTTGCGCGGGGACTGCCATCTGCACTCCGACTGGTCGGACGGCGGCAGTCCGATCGAGGACATGGGCCGCACCGCCGCGCGGCTCGGGCACGAGTGGGCGGTGCTCACGGACCACTCGCCGCGGCTGACCGTGGCGCGCGGCCTGTCCCCCGAGCGCCTGCGCGAACAACTGACCGTGGTGGCGGAACTGAACGACCGCTGGGCCCCCTTCCGGCTGCTCACCGGCATCGAGTGCGACATCCTCGACGACGGATCGCTCGACCAGGAGCCGGAGTTGCTGGAGCGGCTGGACGTCGTCGTCGTGTCCGTGCACTCCAAGCTGCGCATGGACGCGCGGTCGATGACCCGCCGCATGGTCGCCGCCGTACGCAATCCACTGGCGGACGTGCTCGGGCACTGCACCGGCCGGCTGATCGGCGAGCGCGGCCGGCCCGAGTCGGACTTCGACGCGGACGCGGTGTTCGCGGCCTGCGCCGAGTCCGGGACGGCCGTGGAGATCAACAGCCGTCCCGAGCGGCTCGACCCGCCGCGCCGGCTGCTGCGCCGGGCGGTCGACGCGGGCGTGCTGTTCTCCGTGGACACCGACGCCCACGCCCCCGGCCAGCTCGACTGGCAGATCCTCGGCTGCGCACGGGCCGAGGAGTGCGAGGTGCCGGCCGAGCGGGTGATCACGACATGGACCGCGGAGGAGCTACTGGCCTGGGCGGCGGACCGGGAGACACCGGCACGCGCGACGAGCCCCTGA
- a CDS encoding SAM-dependent methyltransferase codes for MSASQGPVGGSARLNTRVAHNARVWNYWIGGKDNYEVDQAVGDQVAAMFPVIRDVARADRDFLGRAVRHLTADRGVRQFLDIGTGLPTLDNTHEIAQRIAPESRIVYVDNDPIVLVHARTLLTSTPEGATDYLDADVHRPDSIVEGAAATLDLGEPVAVMMLGILNFVLDTGQAQDIVRRIMAAVPSGSCLVLTHPTTEADVGGEGNIEAMKFWNENATPPITARSRAEITAFFDGLEVITPGIVPCSQWRADAGSPAVLPQFGAVAVKL; via the coding sequence GTGAGCGCGAGCCAGGGCCCGGTGGGCGGTTCGGCGAGGCTGAATACCCGCGTGGCGCACAACGCCCGGGTCTGGAACTACTGGATCGGCGGCAAGGACAACTACGAGGTCGACCAGGCGGTCGGTGACCAGGTCGCGGCGATGTTCCCGGTCATCCGGGACGTGGCACGCGCCGACCGCGACTTCCTGGGCCGCGCGGTCCGCCATCTGACCGCCGACCGCGGGGTGCGGCAGTTCCTGGACATCGGCACCGGACTGCCGACCCTGGACAACACCCACGAGATCGCCCAGCGGATCGCGCCCGAGTCGAGGATCGTCTACGTCGACAACGACCCCATCGTGCTCGTCCACGCCCGTACGCTGCTGACCAGCACGCCCGAGGGAGCGACCGACTACCTCGACGCCGACGTCCACCGCCCGGACAGCATCGTCGAGGGCGCCGCCGCGACCCTCGACCTCGGCGAACCGGTCGCGGTCATGATGCTGGGCATCCTCAACTTCGTCCTCGACACCGGGCAGGCACAGGACATCGTGCGCCGGATCATGGCCGCGGTCCCCTCCGGCAGCTGTCTCGTCCTCACCCACCCCACCACCGAGGCCGATGTCGGCGGCGAGGGCAACATCGAGGCCATGAAGTTCTGGAACGAGAACGCCACCCCGCCGATCACGGCCCGTAGCCGCGCGGAGATCACGGCCTTCTTCGACGGCCTGGAGGTGATCACGCCGGGAATCGTCCCGTGCTCGCAGTGGCGTGCCGATGCCGGCTCCCCCGCCGTACTTCCCCAGTTCGGCGCGGTCGCCGTGAAGCTGTGA
- a CDS encoding SDR family NAD(P)-dependent oxidoreductase, with protein sequence MTTAQHKIGSGFGARSTADDVLHGIDLSGKLAIVTGGYSGLGLEATRSLAKAGARVVVPARRPAVAREALDGVDGVEVDELDLGDLESVRTFAERFLASGRVIDIAIDNAGIMACPETRVGPGWEAQFATNHLGHYALVNRLWPAIEPGGARVVSVSSAAHHFSGIRWDDVHWKNGYDKWEAYGQAKTANVLFAVHLDRLGRDSGVRAFSLHPGGILTPLQRHIPREEMVERGWIDESGTLLNPEGFKTPEQGAATQVWAATSPQLAGMGGVYCEDCDIAEPAPADGTRVGVRDYATDPEQAARLWELSAELTGVNAFA encoded by the coding sequence ATGACCACTGCACAGCACAAGATCGGCTCGGGTTTCGGTGCCCGGAGCACCGCCGACGACGTCCTTCACGGCATCGACCTCTCCGGAAAGCTCGCGATCGTCACGGGCGGCTACTCAGGCCTCGGACTGGAGGCGACGCGCTCGCTCGCCAAAGCCGGCGCCCGTGTCGTCGTTCCCGCGCGGCGCCCGGCCGTCGCCCGGGAGGCGCTGGACGGCGTCGACGGGGTCGAGGTGGACGAGCTCGACCTCGGCGACCTGGAGAGCGTGCGCACCTTCGCCGAGCGGTTCCTCGCCTCGGGCCGCGTCATCGACATCGCCATCGACAACGCCGGAATCATGGCCTGCCCCGAGACGCGGGTCGGACCCGGCTGGGAGGCCCAGTTCGCGACCAACCACCTCGGTCACTACGCGCTCGTGAACCGGCTCTGGCCGGCGATCGAGCCGGGCGGAGCGCGCGTCGTGTCCGTGTCGTCCGCCGCTCACCACTTCTCCGGCATCCGCTGGGACGACGTGCACTGGAAGAACGGCTACGACAAGTGGGAGGCGTACGGCCAGGCGAAGACGGCGAACGTGCTGTTCGCCGTGCACCTGGACCGGCTCGGCCGGGATTCCGGCGTACGGGCCTTCTCCCTGCACCCCGGTGGCATCCTCACACCGCTCCAGCGTCACATCCCCAGGGAGGAGATGGTCGAGCGCGGCTGGATCGACGAGAGCGGCACCCTGCTGAACCCCGAGGGCTTCAAGACGCCCGAGCAGGGCGCGGCCACCCAGGTGTGGGCCGCGACCTCGCCGCAGCTGGCCGGCATGGGCGGGGTGTACTGCGAGGACTGCGACATCGCCGAGCCCGCTCCGGCGGACGGCACCCGGGTCGGCGTACGCGACTACGCGACCGACCCCGAGCAGGCCGCGCGCCTGTGGGAGCTGTCGGCGGAGCTGACCGGGGTGAACGCGTTCGCGTGA
- a CDS encoding alpha/beta fold hydrolase — translation MPYFESPVDGARLHFVDYGPADGQVVVFVNSSYFGTEMWEYQMLPLAEDGFRCVGFDRRGHGRSDDVWGGFDLDSLADDLDGLLRHLDLREVTLAGHSLGTAEIVRCLTRHGAGRVAGVALVAGMVPGAVRSVDHPGGVDPALIRAGNDTFRRDRAAFFADGARAFFALDLPGNDLSEAYVRSMVDRCHGATARAGAALGDLVVTLNVAPELAKLDLPVLVVHGTHDASAPLDLTGRRSAELLPDSTLKVYENAGHGLFATHAERLTADLREFITRS, via the coding sequence ATGCCGTACTTCGAGAGCCCCGTCGATGGCGCCCGGCTGCACTTCGTGGACTACGGGCCCGCCGACGGCCAGGTGGTCGTGTTCGTCAACAGCTCCTACTTCGGTACGGAGATGTGGGAGTACCAGATGCTCCCGCTCGCCGAGGACGGGTTCCGCTGCGTCGGGTTCGACCGGCGGGGGCACGGACGGTCCGACGACGTGTGGGGCGGCTTCGACCTCGACAGCCTCGCCGACGATCTCGACGGGCTGCTCAGGCACCTGGACCTGCGGGAGGTGACGCTGGCCGGGCACTCGCTGGGGACCGCCGAGATCGTGCGCTGCCTGACCCGGCACGGAGCCGGGCGGGTGGCCGGGGTGGCGCTGGTCGCGGGCATGGTGCCGGGCGCCGTCCGGTCCGTGGATCACCCCGGAGGCGTCGACCCGGCGCTCATCCGGGCCGGCAACGACACCTTCCGACGCGACCGGGCCGCGTTCTTCGCGGACGGCGCCCGCGCGTTCTTCGCCCTCGACCTCCCGGGGAACGACCTCTCCGAGGCGTACGTGCGCTCCATGGTCGACCGCTGCCACGGAGCGACCGCGCGAGCCGGGGCGGCCCTGGGCGACCTCGTGGTCACCCTGAACGTGGCCCCCGAACTGGCCAAGCTCGACCTGCCCGTCCTCGTCGTGCACGGCACGCACGACGCGTCGGCGCCCCTGGACCTGACCGGCCGGCGGTCGGCGGAACTGCTGCCCGACAGCACCCTCAAGGTCTACGAGAACGCGGGCCACGGCCTGTTCGCCACGCACGCCGAGCGACTCACGGCGGACCTGCGGGAGTTCATCACCCGCTCATGA
- a CDS encoding ROK family transcriptional regulator: MAGRNGRTVRDLRRGNRTAVLQRLYFDGPMSRYELGPATGLSSGSISNVVAELVADGLVEEAGSVDSDGGRPRTLLRVVPGSGHMIGVDVGETRVRVELFDLTLTELARTERPLERQGYEADRPLKPQEYDVDVIVGHIRDGIAEVLAETGIAPEQLLGVGIGVPGIVARTPERGAVVHGQTIGWDAVPLESLLRSTCELPDTVPYFADNGARTLGQAEMWFGAGRGARNAVVVLFGSGVGACLVTEEVENGRSVEWGHLTVRVRGRRCRCGALGCLEAYAGAEALLDRWREAGGRPPEGTDEETALTAMLAAAYPAGDTEPDPVALAVLEETAEYLGAGLSDLINLFQPERILIGGWAGLQLGTRFLPAVRRYAASYALRYPAERVSIDLGRLGPDAVTVGAAILPLADFFARGGRRAEPASEGPPPAWRTALEERAPH, from the coding sequence ATGGCGGGGCGGAACGGGCGGACAGTGCGTGACCTGCGGCGGGGCAATCGCACCGCCGTGCTGCAACGGTTGTATTTCGACGGACCGATGAGCCGCTACGAGCTGGGGCCGGCCACGGGTCTGAGTTCCGGTTCGATCAGCAATGTGGTCGCCGAACTCGTTGCCGACGGACTGGTTGAGGAGGCGGGCAGCGTCGACTCCGACGGCGGCCGCCCGCGCACCCTGCTGCGCGTGGTGCCGGGCAGCGGCCACATGATCGGCGTAGACGTCGGCGAAACCCGCGTCCGCGTCGAGCTGTTCGACCTGACCCTCACCGAACTCGCCCGCACCGAACGGCCGTTGGAGCGCCAGGGATACGAGGCCGACCGGCCGCTGAAGCCCCAGGAGTACGACGTCGACGTCATCGTCGGCCATATCCGCGACGGCATCGCCGAGGTCCTCGCCGAGACGGGGATCGCCCCGGAGCAGCTCCTCGGCGTCGGTATCGGCGTCCCCGGCATCGTGGCCCGCACCCCGGAGCGCGGCGCGGTCGTGCACGGCCAGACGATCGGCTGGGACGCCGTCCCGCTCGAATCCCTGCTCCGCTCCACCTGCGAACTCCCCGACACCGTCCCGTACTTCGCGGACAACGGCGCCCGGACCCTCGGCCAGGCCGAGATGTGGTTCGGCGCCGGACGCGGCGCCCGCAACGCGGTCGTGGTCCTCTTCGGCTCCGGCGTCGGCGCCTGCCTCGTCACCGAGGAGGTGGAGAACGGCCGGTCCGTCGAATGGGGGCACCTGACGGTACGCGTCAGGGGGCGCCGCTGCCGCTGCGGCGCCCTGGGCTGCCTGGAGGCCTACGCGGGGGCGGAGGCGCTCCTCGACCGCTGGCGTGAGGCAGGCGGACGCCCGCCCGAGGGCACCGACGAGGAGACGGCGCTCACCGCGATGCTCGCCGCCGCGTACCCGGCCGGGGACACCGAGCCCGACCCGGTGGCGCTCGCCGTCCTGGAGGAGACCGCCGAGTACCTGGGCGCGGGCCTCTCCGACCTGATCAACCTCTTCCAGCCCGAGCGGATCCTCATCGGCGGCTGGGCGGGCCTCCAGCTCGGCACCCGCTTCCTGCCCGCCGTACGCCGGTACGCCGCCTCGTACGCCCTGCGCTACCCCGCCGAGCGCGTCTCCATCGACCTCGGCAGACTCGGCCCGGACGCCGTCACGGTCGGCGCCGCGATCCTGCCACTGGCCGACTTCTTCGCACGGGGCGGGCGGCGCGCCGAACCCGCGAGCGAGGGCCCGCCCCCGGCCTGGCGCACGGCCCTGGAGGAGCGCGCTCCGCACTGA